One genomic region from Amaranthus tricolor cultivar Red isolate AtriRed21 chromosome 12, ASM2621246v1, whole genome shotgun sequence encodes:
- the LOC130828888 gene encoding calcium-dependent protein kinase 17 isoform X2, with the protein MGNCCPRGNTAPNEPSDDQKGGISTSGINAPNSSTHKPESSTRALPPSASPARADKKSKSTQNGPVLGRPMEDVKSIYSFGKELGRGQFGVTHLVTHRQSGEQFACKTIAKRKLVNKEDIEDVRREVQIMHHLTGQPNIVELKGAYEDKHSVHLIMELCAGGELFDRIIAKGHFSERAAASLLRTIVQIVHTCHSMGVIHRDLKPENFLLLNKDENSPLKATDFGLSVFYKSETEHGIFNAILRGHIDFTTDPWPSLSPQAKDLVKRMLNSDPKQRLTAYQVLNHPWIKEDGEAPDTPLDNAVLDRLKQFRAMNKFKKVALRVIAGCLSEEEIMGLKEMFKSMDTDNSGTITLEELKQGMAKQGTKISEMEVKQLMEAADADGNGTIDYEEFITATMHMNRMDREEHLYTAFQYFDKDNSGYITMEELEQALQEFGMQDGRDIKEIVSEVDGDNDGRINYEEFVAMMKKGNPEAGGNFKKRRSMAI; encoded by the exons ATGGGCAATTGTTGCCCTCGAGGCAACACAGCCCCCAACGAACCCTCCGATGATCAAAAGGGCGGCATTTCCACCTCTGGCATTAATGCTCCTAATTCTAGCACCCACAAACCCGAGTCATCCACTCGAGCATTACCTCCTTCAGCATCCCCTGCACGAGCTGATAAGAAATCTAAGTCTACACAAAATGGGCCTGTGTTAGGTCGACCCATGGAGGATGTCAAGTCTATATATAGCTTCGGAAAG GAGCTAGGTCGAGGGCAATTTGGGGTGACACATCTGGTTACTCATAGACAATCGGGGGAGCAATTTGCTTGCAAGACTATTGCAAAGAGGAAGCTGGTGAATAAGGAGGATATTGAGGATGTTCGGAGAGAGGTTCAGATCATGCATCATCTAACAGGACAACCCAATATTGTAGAGCTTAAGGGTGCGTACGAGGACAAGCACTCGGTACATTTGATCATGGAGCTTTGTGCTGGTGGGGAGCTTTTTGATCGTATTATTGCTAAGGGCCATTTCTCTGAACGTGCTGCTGCTTCATTGCTTAGAACCATTGTTCAAATCGTTCATACTTGTCATTCTATGGGTGTAATTCATCGTGATCTTAAACCAGAGAATTTCCTGCTCTTGAATAAAGATGAGAATTCCCCTCTCAAGGCTACCGATTTTGGTCTCTCTGTCTTTTACAAATCAG AAACGGAACATGGCATATTCAACGCGATCTTAAGAGGTCATATTGACTTCACAACCGATCCATGGCCTTCGCTTTCACCCCAAGCAAAAGATCTTGTCAAGAGAATGTTGAACTCTGACCCAAAACAAAGGCTTACAGCTTATCAAGTTCTTA ATCATCCATGGATTAAGGAGGATGGAGAGGCTCCTGATACTCCGCTTGATAATGCTGTACTTGATAGGTTGAAACAGTTTAGAGCGATGAACAAGTTCAAAAAAGTTGCTCTACGG GTTATCGCTGGTTGTCTTTCAGAGGAAGAAATCATGGGACTTAAAGAAATGTTTAAGAGCATGGACACTGACAATAGCGGGACTATAACTCTCGAAGAACTCAAGCAGGGAATGGCAAAGCAAGGGACTAAGATATCTGAGATGGAGGTCAAGCAATTGATGGAAGCT GCGGATGCAGATGGAAACGGAACTATAGACTATGAAGAGTTTATCACAGCTACTATGCATATGAACCGAATGGATAGGGAAGAACATTTGTATACGGCGTTCCAGTATTTTGACAAAGACAATAGCGG GTATATCACAATGGAAGAGCTAGAGCAAGCTCTACAAGAGTTTGGCATGCAAGATGGAAGG
- the LOC130828888 gene encoding calcium-dependent protein kinase 17 isoform X1, whose product MGNCCPRGNTAPNEPSDDQKGGISTSGINAPNSSTHKPESSTRALPPSASPARADKKSKSTQNGPVLGRPMEDVKSIYSFGKELGRGQFGVTHLVTHRQSGEQFACKTIAKRKLVNKEDIEDVRREVQIMHHLTGQPNIVELKGAYEDKHSVHLIMELCAGGELFDRIIAKGHFSERAAASLLRTIVQIVHTCHSMGVIHRDLKPENFLLLNKDENSPLKATDFGLSVFYKSGDAFKDIVGSAYYIAPEVLKRKYGPEIDIWSVGVMLYILLCGVPPFWAETEHGIFNAILRGHIDFTTDPWPSLSPQAKDLVKRMLNSDPKQRLTAYQVLNHPWIKEDGEAPDTPLDNAVLDRLKQFRAMNKFKKVALRVIAGCLSEEEIMGLKEMFKSMDTDNSGTITLEELKQGMAKQGTKISEMEVKQLMEAADADGNGTIDYEEFITATMHMNRMDREEHLYTAFQYFDKDNSGYITMEELEQALQEFGMQDGRDIKEIVSEVDGDNDGRINYEEFVAMMKKGNPEAGGNFKKRRSMAI is encoded by the exons ATGGGCAATTGTTGCCCTCGAGGCAACACAGCCCCCAACGAACCCTCCGATGATCAAAAGGGCGGCATTTCCACCTCTGGCATTAATGCTCCTAATTCTAGCACCCACAAACCCGAGTCATCCACTCGAGCATTACCTCCTTCAGCATCCCCTGCACGAGCTGATAAGAAATCTAAGTCTACACAAAATGGGCCTGTGTTAGGTCGACCCATGGAGGATGTCAAGTCTATATATAGCTTCGGAAAG GAGCTAGGTCGAGGGCAATTTGGGGTGACACATCTGGTTACTCATAGACAATCGGGGGAGCAATTTGCTTGCAAGACTATTGCAAAGAGGAAGCTGGTGAATAAGGAGGATATTGAGGATGTTCGGAGAGAGGTTCAGATCATGCATCATCTAACAGGACAACCCAATATTGTAGAGCTTAAGGGTGCGTACGAGGACAAGCACTCGGTACATTTGATCATGGAGCTTTGTGCTGGTGGGGAGCTTTTTGATCGTATTATTGCTAAGGGCCATTTCTCTGAACGTGCTGCTGCTTCATTGCTTAGAACCATTGTTCAAATCGTTCATACTTGTCATTCTATGGGTGTAATTCATCGTGATCTTAAACCAGAGAATTTCCTGCTCTTGAATAAAGATGAGAATTCCCCTCTCAAGGCTACCGATTTTGGTCTCTCTGTCTTTTACAAATCAG GAGATGCCTTCAAAGACATTGTTGGGAGTGCATACTACATTGCACCAGAAGTCTTAAAGAGAAAATATGGGCCAGAAATTGATATATGGAGTGTTGGGGTCATGTTATACATTCTATTATGTGGTGTTCCCCCCTTTTGGGCAG AAACGGAACATGGCATATTCAACGCGATCTTAAGAGGTCATATTGACTTCACAACCGATCCATGGCCTTCGCTTTCACCCCAAGCAAAAGATCTTGTCAAGAGAATGTTGAACTCTGACCCAAAACAAAGGCTTACAGCTTATCAAGTTCTTA ATCATCCATGGATTAAGGAGGATGGAGAGGCTCCTGATACTCCGCTTGATAATGCTGTACTTGATAGGTTGAAACAGTTTAGAGCGATGAACAAGTTCAAAAAAGTTGCTCTACGG GTTATCGCTGGTTGTCTTTCAGAGGAAGAAATCATGGGACTTAAAGAAATGTTTAAGAGCATGGACACTGACAATAGCGGGACTATAACTCTCGAAGAACTCAAGCAGGGAATGGCAAAGCAAGGGACTAAGATATCTGAGATGGAGGTCAAGCAATTGATGGAAGCT GCGGATGCAGATGGAAACGGAACTATAGACTATGAAGAGTTTATCACAGCTACTATGCATATGAACCGAATGGATAGGGAAGAACATTTGTATACGGCGTTCCAGTATTTTGACAAAGACAATAGCGG GTATATCACAATGGAAGAGCTAGAGCAAGCTCTACAAGAGTTTGGCATGCAAGATGGAAGG
- the LOC130828146 gene encoding uncharacterized protein LOC130828146 isoform X2 translates to MAPFTSYPIISGRRGFYKWDIFFKKSHKGIHTSQHKVHNNNEPPFSGGGTYSFLDASCFQHNFKNWQNQRKNKLTSSTFSYAIGFWPRRRVQLWLEKIGAIEPFSGNCATCWNNINEEVALERYKLITGKSVFLPKSPINKHNFEDDWLGASPDGVVEETIYGLRSGGVLEIKCPFFDGNKSRAFPWKRIPVHYMPQAQGLMEILDKDWMDFYVWTLNGSSLFRLYRDAEYWDTIKIALDDFWWNHVQPAKELYNKFYITKPLTQLRSLKPEPRHELCSYIVCESKRLVNNSKLLVFEINGELQDY, encoded by the exons ATGGCACCTTTCACTTCATATCCAATAATCAG CGGCAGACGTGGTTTCTATAAATGggacatttttttcaaaaaaagtcATAAGGGGATTCATACTTCTCAACATAAGGTGCACAATAACAATGAACCTCCTTTTTCTGGTGGTGGTACCTATTCTTTTCTTGATGCAAGTTGCTTTCAGCATAATTTTAAGAATTGGCAGAATCAAAGAAAGAATAAACTCACTTCAAGCACTTTTAGCTACGCAATTGGGTTTTGGCCTCGTAGGAGAGTTCAATTATGGTTAGAGAAGATTGGGGCTATTGAACCCTTTTCTGGTAACTGTGCAACTTGCTGGAACAATATTAACGAGGAAGTAGCATTGGAAAGGTATAAACTAATTACTGGAAAGTCTGTATTTCTTCCTAAATCTCCAATAAATAAGCATAACTTTGAAGATGATTGGCTTGGTGCCTCTCCTGATGGAGTTGTTGAAGAAACGATTTATGGCTTGCGGTCAGGAGGTGTGTTGGAAATAAAATGCCCCTTTTTTGACGGTAATAAAAGTCGAGCATTCCCTTGGAAGCGTATTCCGGTTCATTACATGCCACAAGCACAAGGTTTAATGGAGATATTGGATAAGGATTGGATGGATTTTTATGTTTGGACTCTGAATGGAAGTAGTTTGTTTAGGTTGTACAGAGATGCAGAATACTGGGATACTATAAAGATAGCTTTAGATGATTTCTGGTGGAATCATGTACAACCAGCAAAGGAGCTGTACAATAAGTTCTACATCACAAAACCTTTAACCCAATTAAGATCTCTAAAGCCAGAACCACGACATGAACTTTGTAGCTATATTGTTTGTGAAAGTAAGCGCCTTGTGAATAATTCTAAATTGCTGGTGTTCGAAATTAATGGCGAACTACAAGATTATTGA
- the LOC130828146 gene encoding uncharacterized protein LOC130828146 isoform X1: MAPFTSYPIIRFSLFISHTSGRRGFYKWDIFFKKSHKGIHTSQHKVHNNNEPPFSGGGTYSFLDASCFQHNFKNWQNQRKNKLTSSTFSYAIGFWPRRRVQLWLEKIGAIEPFSGNCATCWNNINEEVALERYKLITGKSVFLPKSPINKHNFEDDWLGASPDGVVEETIYGLRSGGVLEIKCPFFDGNKSRAFPWKRIPVHYMPQAQGLMEILDKDWMDFYVWTLNGSSLFRLYRDAEYWDTIKIALDDFWWNHVQPAKELYNKFYITKPLTQLRSLKPEPRHELCSYIVCESKRLVNNSKLLVFEINGELQDY; the protein is encoded by the exons ATGGCACCTTTCACTTCATATCCAATAATCAG GTTTTCACTGTTCATTTCTCATACCAGCGGCAGACGTGGTTTCTATAAATGggacatttttttcaaaaaaagtcATAAGGGGATTCATACTTCTCAACATAAGGTGCACAATAACAATGAACCTCCTTTTTCTGGTGGTGGTACCTATTCTTTTCTTGATGCAAGTTGCTTTCAGCATAATTTTAAGAATTGGCAGAATCAAAGAAAGAATAAACTCACTTCAAGCACTTTTAGCTACGCAATTGGGTTTTGGCCTCGTAGGAGAGTTCAATTATGGTTAGAGAAGATTGGGGCTATTGAACCCTTTTCTGGTAACTGTGCAACTTGCTGGAACAATATTAACGAGGAAGTAGCATTGGAAAGGTATAAACTAATTACTGGAAAGTCTGTATTTCTTCCTAAATCTCCAATAAATAAGCATAACTTTGAAGATGATTGGCTTGGTGCCTCTCCTGATGGAGTTGTTGAAGAAACGATTTATGGCTTGCGGTCAGGAGGTGTGTTGGAAATAAAATGCCCCTTTTTTGACGGTAATAAAAGTCGAGCATTCCCTTGGAAGCGTATTCCGGTTCATTACATGCCACAAGCACAAGGTTTAATGGAGATATTGGATAAGGATTGGATGGATTTTTATGTTTGGACTCTGAATGGAAGTAGTTTGTTTAGGTTGTACAGAGATGCAGAATACTGGGATACTATAAAGATAGCTTTAGATGATTTCTGGTGGAATCATGTACAACCAGCAAAGGAGCTGTACAATAAGTTCTACATCACAAAACCTTTAACCCAATTAAGATCTCTAAAGCCAGAACCACGACATGAACTTTGTAGCTATATTGTTTGTGAAAGTAAGCGCCTTGTGAATAATTCTAAATTGCTGGTGTTCGAAATTAATGGCGAACTACAAGATTATTGA